Proteins found in one Hevea brasiliensis isolate MT/VB/25A 57/8 chromosome 18, ASM3005281v1, whole genome shotgun sequence genomic segment:
- the LOC110667220 gene encoding coniferyl alcohol acyltransferase — MEVEPIGHGKFEVYLTEKSIVKAVNHLPRPQILALSNLDLLSGRFPVTYFYFYRNPQALSFPSIIESLKKSLSETLSYFYPFAGRIVENPLNSEPEIICDNSGALVVEGHANISLMKLNFYNLDQSLKGKLVSVNPDFPLQVQVTTYTCGGISLTFTFDHALGDASAFGKFLLSWSEIAQNKPLSCIPDHQRNLRPRCPPTYHPSLDRIFVKCTIEDILNMSTTNIKIKRLYHVDVSSISRLQHIASTNGNKRTKIEAFSAYIWKIMATTIDKKHPRCKMGWLVDGRGRMCGTHSSMSNYIGNVLSLAVGEATVAELKQGSISDIATNVHDAILKVTNEEHFLDLIDWIECHRPGLMLANIVLGHGGPALVVSSGRRFPVSELNFGFGSPVLGTVCSTIEKIGVAYMNQRPSALGDGSWTVSAIIWPELASALESDNIFEPMSESHLQL; from the coding sequence ATGGAGGTAGAGCCTATAGGGCATGGAAAATTTGAAGTGTACCTTACTGAAAAGAGCATTGTTAAAGCTGTAAATCACTTGCCAAGGCCTCAAATACTAGCTCTATCAAACCTTGACCTACTCTCCGGCCGTTTTCCGGTCACATACTTCTATTTCTATCGGAATCCTCAAGCTCTTAGCTTTCCCTCCATCATTGAGTCTCTAAAGAAGTCCCTTTCCGAAACACTCAGTTACTTCTATCCCTTCGCTGGTCGAATTGTTGAAAATCCACTCAATAGTGAGCCTGAGATCATATGTGATAATAGTGGTGCTCTGGTTGTTGAAGGCCATGCCAATATTTCTTTAATGAAACTAAACTTCTACAATCTTGATCAATCTTTGAAAGGGAAGCTAGTCTCAGTCAACCCTGATTTTCCATTGCAGGTTCAAGTTACGACTTACACTTGTGGTGGAATCTCGCTAACATTCACGTTCGACCATGCACTTGGAGACGCAAGTGCCTTCGGTAAATTCCTGCTCTCATGGTCTGAAATTGCTCAAAACAAGCCATTATCTTGCATACCTGACCACCAGAGAAACCTTCGTCCGCGTTGCCCTCCAACTTATCACCCTTCATTGGATCGAATTTTTGTCAAGTGCACCATAGAAGATATACTAAACATGTCAACAACCAACATCAAGATTAAGCGTCTTTATCATGTTGATGTTTCCAGCATCAGTAGGCTGCAACATATTGCCAGCACAAATGGCAACAAGAGAACAAAAATTGAGGCTTTCTCAGCCTACATATGGAAGATTATGGCTACAACTATTGACAAAAAGCACCCAAGATGCAAGATGGGATGGTTAGTTGATGGACGTGGTCGAATGTGTGGAACTCACAGTTCAATGTCAAATTACATAGGAAATGTATTGTCATTGGCTGTTGGAGAGGCAACGGTTGCAGAACTCAAGCAAGGGTCTATATCAGATATTGCAACCAATGTTCATGATGCGATATTAAAGGTTACTAATGAGGAGCATTTCTTGGACTTGATTGATTGGATTGAGTGCCATAGGCCTGGTTTGATGCTTGCAAATATAGTGTTAGGCCATGGGGGTCCAGCCCTAGTTGTGTCATCAGGAAGGAGGTTTCCTGTCAGTGAACTGAACTTTGGATTTGGAAGTCCTGTGCTAGGTACAGTCTGCTCCACCATAGAAAAAATTGGAGTCGCCTACATGAATCAAAGACCCAGTGCCCTTGGTGATGGATCATGGACCGTGTCTGCCATCATATGGCCAGAACTAGCTTCTGCCCTGGAGTCGGACAACATTTTTGAACCTATGTCAGAAAGTCATCTTCAACTATAA
- the LOC110667218 gene encoding pentatricopeptide repeat-containing protein At4g19440, chloroplastic isoform X2: MDLRRLSVIKPTFVFHPITRPLTFVTSSIEQPPQTHPQEPPLHSQTQQQASNQSLVKWVFSILSNSSFDSSKCRQILPHLCPHEFDLCFLAIGSNVNPRTALHFFHFASDTFLYADDFQKRHTEIAMTIAELNSRFELAISVRVVDLLIHVYSTQFKNLGFGVAVDVFSIMAGKGLFPSLKTCNFLLSSLVKANELKKSYEVFDMMCRGGVTLDVYLLSTMINSFFMGGRVEDAIGLFLKMEKIGVAPNVVAYNNIIHGLCKNGRLDEAFQFKEKMVREGVNLSLITYSILINGLVKLERFDEANCILKEMTDRGFMPNIVLYNTLIDGYCRMGHMAEALLIRDDMLSKGISPNSVTFNSIIQGFCKSNQMEKAEHVLEEMLSRGLVINQGVFTSVIHGLCLKSRFDSALRFTREMLLRNIKPNDGLLTTLVSRLCKNGKQSDAIELWFRLLEKGFAANVVTSNALLYGLCESGNMQEAAKLLKEMLERGMILDKISYNTLILGCCKEGKLEEGFKLKEEMVKQGMQPDLYTYNLLLHGLCNKGKIEEAGMLWAECQRNGHVPNVYTYGVMIDGYCKANKIEEGEKLFREMVTMKIALNSVVYNTLIRAYCKCGNMVEAFRLRHDMRSRGIPLTSATYSSLVHGLCNIGLVDNANDLLDEMRKEGLSPNIFCYTALIGGYCRLGQMDKVDSIVQEMSLHNIHPNKITYTIMIDGHCKLGNMKEASKLLGEMTEKGIVPDAVTYNTLTNGFSKVGRVEEAFEVCDQMSSRGVSLDEITYTTLIDGWHKPSAVTNQE; the protein is encoded by the exons ATGGATTTGAGAAGGCTTTCTGTCATCAAACCCACCTTTGTTTTTCATCCCATAACTCGTCCCTTGACTTTTGTGACGTCCTCAATCGAACAACCACCTCAAACGCATCCTCAAGAACCTCCATTGCATTCCCAGACCCAACAACAAGCTTCAAATCAGAGTTTAGTTAAGTGGGTATTTTCTATTCTCTCTAATTCGTCTTTTGATTCTTCTAAATGTAGACAAATCCTGCCTCATTTGTGTCCTCACGAGTTCGATCTTTGTTTCCTTGCCATTGGATCGAATGTGAATCCCAGAACTGCTTTACACTTCTTTCACTTTGCATCTGATACTT TTTTGTATGCCGACGATTTTCAGAAGAGACATACTGAGATCGCTATGACAATTGCTGAACTGAATTCGCGGTTTGAGCTGGCCATTTCAGTTAGAGTAGTTGATTTATTGATTCATGTTTATAGTACGCAATTTAAAAATCTGGGTTTTGGTGTTGCTGTTGATGTGTTTAGTATAATGGCGGGTAAGGGTTTGTTTCCATCTTTGAAGACTTGCAATTTTTTGTTGAGTTCTTTAGTGAAAGCTAATGAGTTGAAGAAGAGCTATGAGGTGTTTGATATGATGTGTCGTGGTGGTGTCACTCTGGATGTTTACTTGTTGAGTACCATGATTAATTCCTTTTTCATGGGAGGCAGGGTGGAGGATGCCATTGGGTTGTTCCTTAAAATGGAAAAAATAGGTGTTGCTCCGAATGTTGTTGcctataataatattatacatGGTTTGTGCAAGAACGGAAGATTAGATGAGGCATTTCAGTTTAAAGAAAAGATGGTAAGGGAGGGAGTGAACTTGAGTCTTATAACTTATAGCATTCTCATTAATGGTTTGGTTAAGTTGGAGAGATTTGATGAAGCTAACTgtattttgaaggaaatgactGACAGAGGTTTTATGCCAAATATAGTTTTGTATAACACATTGATTGATGGATATTGTAGGATGGGTCATATGGCTGAGGCACTACTAATAAGAGATGATATGCTATCCAAGGGAATAAGTCCCAATTCAGTTACTTTCAATTCAATTATACAAGGCTTTTGCAAGAGTAATCAAATGGAAAAAGCTGAGCATGTTTTGGAGGAAATGCTGTCAAGAGGTTTAGTAATAAACCAGGGTGTATTTACTTCAGTTATTCATGGGTTATGTTTGAAGTCTAGGTTTGATTCTGCTCTAAGGTTTACTAGGGAGATGCTATTAAGAAATATAAAGCCTAATGATGGTTTGCTGACCACGTTGGTTTCCAGACTATGCAAGAATGGTAAGCAATCAGATGCCATTGAACTTTGGTTTAGGCTGTTGGAAAAAGGTTTTGCAGCCAATGTAGTGACCTCAAATGCTCTTTTATATGGGCTTTGTGAATCAGGTAACATGCAAGAAGCTGCCAAGCTTCTTAAGGAGATGCTAGAGAGGGGTATGATATTGGataaaatttcatataatacCCTCATATTGGGGTGTTGCAAGGAAGGCAAACTCGAGGAAGGTTTTAAACTTAAGGAAGAGATGGTAAAACAAGGAATGCAGCCGGACCTATATACTTACAATCTGCTACTACATGGGCTTTGTAATAAGGGCAAAATAGAAGAAGCTGGTATGCTTTGGGCTGAATGCCAAAGAAATGGTCATGTTCCTAATGTTTACACATATGGGGTCATGATAGATGGATACTGCAAAGCCAACAAAATTGAAGAGGGTGAAAAACTGTTCAGAGAGATGGTTACTATGAAAATAGCATTAAATTCTGTTGTTTATAATACTTTAATCAGAGCATATtgtaaatgtgggaatatggttGAAGCATTCAGACTTCGTCATGACATGAGAAGTAGAGGCATCCCCTTAACTTCTGCCACATATTCTTCCCTTGTACATGGACTCTGCAATATCGGCCTTGTTGATAATGCAAATGACCTTCTTGATGAGATGAGGAAGGAGGGTTTATCGCCAAATATTTTCTGCTATACTGCACTTATTGGTGGTTATTGTAGGCTAGGGCAGATGGATAAAGTTGATAGTATCGTGCAGGAAATGTCTTTACATAACATACATCCTAATAAAATTACCTATACCATCATGATAGATGGGCATTGCAAATTGGGAAATATGAAAGAAGCTTCTAAGCTTTTGGGAGAGATGACTGAAAAGGGAATTGTCCCAGATGCCGTCACCTACAATACCCTTACAAATGGGTTTTCTAAGGTAGGGAGGGTAGAGGAAGCTTTTGAAGTATGTGATCAAATGTCCTCCAGAGGAGTGTCTTTAGATGAAATTACATATACTACATTGATTGATGGGTGGCACAAGCCATCTGCAGTcacaaatcaagaatga
- the LOC110667218 gene encoding pentatricopeptide repeat-containing protein At4g19440, chloroplastic isoform X1 — MDLRRLSVIKPTFVFHPITRPLTFVTSSIEQPPQTHPQEPPLHSQTQQQASNQSLVKWVFSILSNSSFDSSKCRQILPHLCPHEFDLCFLAIGSNVNPRTALHFFHFASDTCKFRFTVRSYCLLIRLLVSSNLLSPARLLLIRLIDGKLPVLYADDFQKRHTEIAMTIAELNSRFELAISVRVVDLLIHVYSTQFKNLGFGVAVDVFSIMAGKGLFPSLKTCNFLLSSLVKANELKKSYEVFDMMCRGGVTLDVYLLSTMINSFFMGGRVEDAIGLFLKMEKIGVAPNVVAYNNIIHGLCKNGRLDEAFQFKEKMVREGVNLSLITYSILINGLVKLERFDEANCILKEMTDRGFMPNIVLYNTLIDGYCRMGHMAEALLIRDDMLSKGISPNSVTFNSIIQGFCKSNQMEKAEHVLEEMLSRGLVINQGVFTSVIHGLCLKSRFDSALRFTREMLLRNIKPNDGLLTTLVSRLCKNGKQSDAIELWFRLLEKGFAANVVTSNALLYGLCESGNMQEAAKLLKEMLERGMILDKISYNTLILGCCKEGKLEEGFKLKEEMVKQGMQPDLYTYNLLLHGLCNKGKIEEAGMLWAECQRNGHVPNVYTYGVMIDGYCKANKIEEGEKLFREMVTMKIALNSVVYNTLIRAYCKCGNMVEAFRLRHDMRSRGIPLTSATYSSLVHGLCNIGLVDNANDLLDEMRKEGLSPNIFCYTALIGGYCRLGQMDKVDSIVQEMSLHNIHPNKITYTIMIDGHCKLGNMKEASKLLGEMTEKGIVPDAVTYNTLTNGFSKVGRVEEAFEVCDQMSSRGVSLDEITYTTLIDGWHKPSAVTNQE; from the coding sequence ATGGATTTGAGAAGGCTTTCTGTCATCAAACCCACCTTTGTTTTTCATCCCATAACTCGTCCCTTGACTTTTGTGACGTCCTCAATCGAACAACCACCTCAAACGCATCCTCAAGAACCTCCATTGCATTCCCAGACCCAACAACAAGCTTCAAATCAGAGTTTAGTTAAGTGGGTATTTTCTATTCTCTCTAATTCGTCTTTTGATTCTTCTAAATGTAGACAAATCCTGCCTCATTTGTGTCCTCACGAGTTCGATCTTTGTTTCCTTGCCATTGGATCGAATGTGAATCCCAGAACTGCTTTACACTTCTTTCACTTTGCATCTGATACTTGTAAGTTTCGTTTCACCGTACGTTCTTATTGCCTTTTGATTCGATTGCTGGTTTCTTCCAATCTTTTATCACCTGCGAGATTACTTCTCATTCGTTTGATTGATGGGAAACTGCCAGTTTTGTATGCCGACGATTTTCAGAAGAGACATACTGAGATCGCTATGACAATTGCTGAACTGAATTCGCGGTTTGAGCTGGCCATTTCAGTTAGAGTAGTTGATTTATTGATTCATGTTTATAGTACGCAATTTAAAAATCTGGGTTTTGGTGTTGCTGTTGATGTGTTTAGTATAATGGCGGGTAAGGGTTTGTTTCCATCTTTGAAGACTTGCAATTTTTTGTTGAGTTCTTTAGTGAAAGCTAATGAGTTGAAGAAGAGCTATGAGGTGTTTGATATGATGTGTCGTGGTGGTGTCACTCTGGATGTTTACTTGTTGAGTACCATGATTAATTCCTTTTTCATGGGAGGCAGGGTGGAGGATGCCATTGGGTTGTTCCTTAAAATGGAAAAAATAGGTGTTGCTCCGAATGTTGTTGcctataataatattatacatGGTTTGTGCAAGAACGGAAGATTAGATGAGGCATTTCAGTTTAAAGAAAAGATGGTAAGGGAGGGAGTGAACTTGAGTCTTATAACTTATAGCATTCTCATTAATGGTTTGGTTAAGTTGGAGAGATTTGATGAAGCTAACTgtattttgaaggaaatgactGACAGAGGTTTTATGCCAAATATAGTTTTGTATAACACATTGATTGATGGATATTGTAGGATGGGTCATATGGCTGAGGCACTACTAATAAGAGATGATATGCTATCCAAGGGAATAAGTCCCAATTCAGTTACTTTCAATTCAATTATACAAGGCTTTTGCAAGAGTAATCAAATGGAAAAAGCTGAGCATGTTTTGGAGGAAATGCTGTCAAGAGGTTTAGTAATAAACCAGGGTGTATTTACTTCAGTTATTCATGGGTTATGTTTGAAGTCTAGGTTTGATTCTGCTCTAAGGTTTACTAGGGAGATGCTATTAAGAAATATAAAGCCTAATGATGGTTTGCTGACCACGTTGGTTTCCAGACTATGCAAGAATGGTAAGCAATCAGATGCCATTGAACTTTGGTTTAGGCTGTTGGAAAAAGGTTTTGCAGCCAATGTAGTGACCTCAAATGCTCTTTTATATGGGCTTTGTGAATCAGGTAACATGCAAGAAGCTGCCAAGCTTCTTAAGGAGATGCTAGAGAGGGGTATGATATTGGataaaatttcatataatacCCTCATATTGGGGTGTTGCAAGGAAGGCAAACTCGAGGAAGGTTTTAAACTTAAGGAAGAGATGGTAAAACAAGGAATGCAGCCGGACCTATATACTTACAATCTGCTACTACATGGGCTTTGTAATAAGGGCAAAATAGAAGAAGCTGGTATGCTTTGGGCTGAATGCCAAAGAAATGGTCATGTTCCTAATGTTTACACATATGGGGTCATGATAGATGGATACTGCAAAGCCAACAAAATTGAAGAGGGTGAAAAACTGTTCAGAGAGATGGTTACTATGAAAATAGCATTAAATTCTGTTGTTTATAATACTTTAATCAGAGCATATtgtaaatgtgggaatatggttGAAGCATTCAGACTTCGTCATGACATGAGAAGTAGAGGCATCCCCTTAACTTCTGCCACATATTCTTCCCTTGTACATGGACTCTGCAATATCGGCCTTGTTGATAATGCAAATGACCTTCTTGATGAGATGAGGAAGGAGGGTTTATCGCCAAATATTTTCTGCTATACTGCACTTATTGGTGGTTATTGTAGGCTAGGGCAGATGGATAAAGTTGATAGTATCGTGCAGGAAATGTCTTTACATAACATACATCCTAATAAAATTACCTATACCATCATGATAGATGGGCATTGCAAATTGGGAAATATGAAAGAAGCTTCTAAGCTTTTGGGAGAGATGACTGAAAAGGGAATTGTCCCAGATGCCGTCACCTACAATACCCTTACAAATGGGTTTTCTAAGGTAGGGAGGGTAGAGGAAGCTTTTGAAGTATGTGATCAAATGTCCTCCAGAGGAGTGTCTTTAGATGAAATTACATATACTACATTGATTGATGGGTGGCACAAGCCATCTGCAGTcacaaatcaagaatga